GCTATCTAATCTAGCGCTGATCTTTTTTCTTCTCTCTTCCCTATCAATATCCATTCCTATGATCAATGGTTTTAAAGAAACAGCATCCAAAACTTGATGATCTCGCATTTCGCTCTTGTAAACCTCGATCTCCAATGCCCTTATCAATCTCTTTCGATGATGAAATTCATCAAATCTGGTATTGGGATTCACATTCATCAATCTTGATTTCAACTCCTCCTGCGTCAATTGCTCTACCTCGCCTCTTAGCGCTGGGTTTACAGGCACGGTTGTGTCTTGATAATTTTCCAATATAGCTTCAATGTACAAGCCGGTACCTCCGCATAATATGGGCAATTTATCTCGACCTCTAATATCCTTGTAAGCTTTAATAAAATCCCTTTGAAACTCAAACACATTGTATTTCTCTCCAGGCTCCAACACATCAATCAAATGATAAGGAACTTGCTTGCCATCCACTACATACTCACTCAAGTCTTTCCCCGTTCCAATATCCATTTTTCTGTAAACTTGTCTGGAATCGGCACTAATAATCTCACCTCCAAAAGCTAGGGCAAGATTTACTGCTAAATTGGTCTTTCCTGAAGCAGTCGGACCTAAAATCACAATCAAATTATAATTCATTGAAAAGAATTTTCCTGTCTTATTATATTTGCATACGCAAAAAGAAACAATTTTATGATTCATTCAAAACCCAAATTCAACACTTTATCCGCATTAGCTGTTTTCAACACTTTGATGCTAATGGGATTTATATATAGCCTAAAAAGCTTATTAGCTCAACCTAGCAATATATTGCTGTTAGTTACTACCTCAATACTGTTTGTCATTTTTCTATTTGTATTAATCAAAACAGCCCTAGCAACCAAACAAGTGATCATCGCCAACTTGATAATAGAAGAAAAATATTTATGGGGTGTTTTTAGCCAAAAGCATCAACTGGAGCACCTTAACTCTTGGTGCGAAACAATTATCAAAACAAAAAATGGCGTATTCAAGTCACTTGAATTGGATTTCACTACTCGAAAAAAAATTAAATTAAGCAATCACGAAGACAGCAAGTACGCAGAAATCCTCAAATATTTATCGAAAAAATACCCCAAGAAAAAAGCCTCGACAAATGCCAAGGCCTAAACAAACTGTTATAATATTCTTCATAGTGCTTTCATGGGTGAAAGCACTTCATGAATTTCTTCATCCAAAAGGTCTAAATATCTTTCAACGATCAAGTGAATATCAACTTCCCTTTCATTGCCCTCTATGGACACCTTATGCAAAGAACTTACTTGCTCCTCGCCTAAATTCTCCACCATCCCAGCTATATTCGTATTCAACTCAGCCCAAATAGAAATCAATCGAGCTTGTTCGTAATTCTCATACTTCCCGCCTTCTTCAGCCTTCTCCTCTTGCCAATCCAAATACAGAGTTTCTTCATTAAACCGGCCTTTCAACAAAAAGCTGGAAAAATATATGGCCTGATTCACCAAATAACCAATACGTTCTTTCTTTGAAGCAACATACGGGTGCTCTTTATGAATAAAATTATCCTTCGGAATAAAGTTCAACTCCTCAGTAATAACTTCAACATCGAGCATTAACTGATGCGCAAGTGATTTCATTTGTTTGTTATTGTGTATTGTTTTGTTTTAAATTTTGCTCGCTACAAAACTTCTTGATAAACTCAGCCAACTCAACCATGCCAAGGTCTCTCGCTATAGCCCAATCCTCGCAAGCTTTATCGCCAAACTCCATCTCATAAAGCGCTACCCCTCTATGATAATAAGCTTGAGCCGCTTGATCATCCAAAGCCAAGGAAGTATTAAAGTAAGTATATGCAGTAAAACTATTTCCAAGTTCAGCTTGACACACACCTGCGTAGAAAAAATCAGACGCTTGATCGCTCTCTATAAGAATCGCGCTTTGAAAATCCTCAAGAGCCAATGAGAATTCATCCAAAAAATAATAAACCATTCCCCTTCCGCGATACAAATCCGGATCTATCGGATCCAATTGCAATGCTTTAGAGTAATCCAATATCGACTCTGTGTACTTCTCAAGATCAAAATTCAATTCGGCTCTAAGCGAATACATAATTGTATCCTCTTGATCTTCTGCCAATACGTAATCATAATCCTTAAGCGCCAACAAGCTATCCCCCTTCTCCAAGTAAGCCAATCCACGCAGCCTAAAAGCATCCAAAGCCATTGAGTCTTTCTTTATCACTGCCGACAACATGCTGATAGCATTCGAGTAACTAGAATCTTGTATTGCCGCCACCGCGTTTTGAAGCGATCTCTTATGAATATCTTGCCCCTTTGAAGGAACAGAAAAAAAGCAGATTGCAATCAAAAAACACCAGAAAAGTCTCATAAGCTTAATTTTCGTTAAATATATATCTCCAATAATTGCAATCGCAAAATAGTAAGTTAATTTTACATTAAAAAATACATTATGTTAAACTGATTAAACGCATCCGTTTTCATTTTTAGTCCATAAATGATATATTTGGCGATTGCAGACTCAAATCAGAAGAACATATGCTCAGTTTTGCTGAAGAAAATTATCTAAAAACCATATATCACCTATCGGAAAATGGCGCCAATAGCGTGAGCACCAATGCAATAGCCGAAACGCTCAATACGAAACCCGCTTCTGTGAGCGATATGATTCGCAAGCTTGACAAAAAAGGAGTTGTAACATATGTCAAATACCAAGGCGTCAACATTTCCTCGGAAGGAAGGACATATGCTTTGAAAATTATCAGAAAACACAGGCTCTGGGAAGTTTTTTTGGTTAACAAACTTAGGTTTAATTGGGACCAAGTCCATGAGGTCGCAGAGCAATTGGAACACATACAATCTCCCCTGCTCATCGAAAGACTGGACGACTTTCTTGGAAAGCCTAAATTCGATCCGCATGGCGACCCGATACCTGACGAGCACGGGAATTTCGCATCTGTTGAAAAGCACCCGCTATCAGAATCAAATATTGACTCAACAGTTGTAATCAGAGGAGTTCAAGACACCAGTTCAATTTTCCTCAAATACCTTGACAAACTCAATATAAAAATCGGAACTCAAATCACAATAAACGACAAAATTCCCTTTGACGGCTCAATGGAAATCACTCTAGACGGCCACAGAGAAGTTTCAATCTCCAAAGAAGTCGCCAACAATCTTATGGTATCCTAAATCATGATTTGATAAAAAACAAAAAGCCAGATTCCTATTTAAAGAATCTGGCTTTTTGTTTAAATTATTTCTTTTTATTTCGTCTTCTCAGCAACCCAGTTTTTTGCATTAACAAATGCTTCAATCCAAGGCGACACTTCGTCGTTCAATCTATCTTGAGGATACTCAGCCCAGTTCCATGGGAAAATAGAACGCTCTAAGTGAGGCATCATCGCCAAATGTCTTCCATCAGCAGAGTGTATAGAAGCTACATTATAATCCGAGCCATTTGGATTAGCCGGATAAGCTTCATATCCATATTTACCAGAAATATTATACTGATCTTCAGCATATGGCAAACTAAACTTACCCTCGCCGTGAGCCACCCAAACACCAAGTCTCTGACCTGAAAGCGTTGACAACATCACTGAATCATTTTGAGGAATAGTCATGTTAACAAATCCTGACTCAAATTTACCTGACTCATTATGAAGCATTTTTGGCTTTTGCTCATGATCTTTAGCAATCAAACCAAGCTCCTGCATCAACTGACATCCATTACAAACTCCTAAGCTCAACGTATCTTCTCTCTTATAGAAATTATCAAGCGCTGCTTTTGCTTTTGGATTGTAAAGGAATGCTCCTGCCCAACCTTTAGCAGAACCTAACACATCAGAATTAGAGAATCCACCAACGAATACAATCATATTTACATCTTCAAGATTTTCTCTACCTGAGATCAAATCCGTCATATGCACGTCTTTCACGTCAAATCCTGCCAAATGCAAAGAATAAGCCATTTCACGATCGCCGTTCACACCTTTTTCTCTGATAATAGCCGCTTTAACTCCAGATTTTTCTTTTCTGTCCGCATCAATACCATATTGACTTAACTGGCCAGTAAATTTCTCAGCGAAATTATACACTAATGGTTGCTTAGTGTAGTTCTCATATCTTTCAGTAGCAAGATCTTCTCTTGTTTGTTTTTTATCCAACAAGTAAGAAGTTCTGTACCATGCGTCTCTCAAGCTGTCGATTCCAAACTCGTATACTTCATCACCTTTGCGAATCTTGATAAATGAGTCCTCCACAGGAATACCTATCATTTTGGCATCTACTCCTCTTTCAGCAAAGAATGTTTCCGCTTTTTTCTCATCAGCTACTTGAACGATCAATCCGCTATTTTCAGCAAATAACAATTTGATCAAATCATCTTCAGCGATAGCCGTAAGATCAATATCAAGACCAACATTTTGCTGAGGGAATGTCATTTCTGACAAAGCAGTGATTAATCCACCAGCAGAAATATCATGACCAGAAATCACATCACCTTGAGAAATCAAATCCTGAACAGCGTTAAACGTATTCTTGAAATAAGCTGTATCCTGAATAGTCGGAGCTTCATTACCCACTTTATTTACAACTTGAGCGAAAGTACTACCGCCAAGTTTATAAGCATCTTTAGAAAGATCGATATAATAGATAGCCGAACCTTCAATATTTCTAACTACAGGAGAAACGATTTTTTTCAAATCCTCCACTTCAGCTACAGAAGAAATAATCACTGTACCCGGAGAGTAAACCACATCATCTTTGTATTTTTGAGTCATAGACAATGAATCTTTACCTGTAGGAACATTTATTCCAAGCTCGCATGCAAAATCACTGATAGCTTCTACAGCATCATAAAGTCTTGCATCTTCACCTTCGTTCTTACAAGGCCACATCCAGTTAGCGCTTAATGACACACCTGAAAGTCTATGCGACAATGGAGCCCACACTAAGTTAGTCAAAGCTTCTGCAATAGAATTTCTTGAACCAGCTTTAGGATCAATCAATGCTGATACTGGTGAATGACCGATAGATGTACCAATTGCTTTTTCACCTTTGAAGTCGATAGCCATAGCTCCAAGGTTATTCAATGGCAATTGAATAGGCCCACAAGTTTGTTGTTTTGCCACACGGCCTGTTACAGACCTGTCCACTTTGTTTGTTAACCAATCCTTACAAGCCACTGACTCTAATTGCAACACTTGAGTAAGGTATTCAGCTAGCTTAGATTTCTCATATTGTAGTTCACCAAAAGAAGCCTTTACAGAACTATCCTTCATGATAGTCTTTGGCGGCTTGCCAAACATATCTTCAAGTTGCAAGTCTATTGGCTTCTCGCCTGTCTTTTCACTTTCAAATGTAAATTGATGATCACCAGTCGCTTCACCTACTACATAGAATGGAGCTCTTTCTCTTTCTGCTACTTTTTGAATAGTCTCAAGATCGCTCTCACGCATAACTAATCCCATACGCTCCTGAGACTCATTACCTGCGATTTCTTTACCTGATAATGTAGGATCACCTACAGGCAATTTATCAAGCTCAATCTTACCGCCTGTATCTTCCACTAGCTCAGAAAGACAATTCAAATGTCCACCAGCTCCATGATCGTGAATAGATACAATTGGGTTATGATCAGATTCAGCCATAGCTCTTACCGCATTGCATACCCTTTTTTGCATTTCAGGGTTGGATCTTTGAATGGCGTTAAGCTCAATAGAGTTATCAAACTCTCCTGTAGCTACTGAGGAAACAGCTCCTCCACCCATACCAATTCTATAATTATCACCACCCATGATGACAATCTTATCACCTGTTTCAGGTGTATCTTTTAAGCTATCTTGCTTCTTAGCGAATCCAATACCACCCGCTTGCATGATAACTTTATCATATCCGTATTTTTTATCTCCTTCAAAATGCTCAAATGTAAGCACTGAACCAGTAATCAACGGCTGACCGAATTTATTCCCAAAATCACTCGCGCCATTAGATGCTTTGATTAGGATATCCATAGGCGTCTGATATAACCAAGGACGTTCTTCCGTAGCTTGTTCCCAAGCTCTCTCTCTTTCAAGACGAGAATAAGACGTCATATAAACAGCTGTACCAGCCAAAGGAATAGAAGCTTTCCCTCCAGCCATACGGTCTCTGATCTCTCCTCCAGATCCAGTAGCTGCTCCATTAAATGGCTCAACTGTCGTCGGGAAATTGTGAGTTTCAGCTTTTAGCGAAAGAACTGTGTCAACATCTTTAGTCTCAAAGAAATCCGCTTTATCTTGTGTCTTCGGAGCGAATTGCTCAGCTCTAGGACCGTCGACAAAAGCAACATTGTCTTTGTATGCAGACACGATATGATTATGATTCTCTTTCGAAGTTTTTTTAATCAATTGGAAAAGAGAGCTTTCTTTTTCTTCTCCATCTATGATAAACTGTCCGTTGAAGATTTTATGACGGCAATGCTCAGAGTTCACTTGTGAGAAACCAAAAACTTCACTGTCAGTAAGTTTTCTTCCAACTTTTTCACTTACGCCTTCCAAATAGGCTATTTCCTCATCGCTCAAAGCCAAGCCCTCTTGCGCATTATAAGCAGCAATATCTTCAATATAGATAACTGGTTCAGGCTTCTTGTCAATGGTAAACACCTCTTGGTTCAAGCCTTCATATTTTGCTTGAAGCATTGGGTCAAACTTGGCATCCTCATCCACTAATTCAAACTCCTCAATACGAACGACACCCAAGATTCCCATATTCTGAGTTATTTCCACGGCATTTGTACTCCATGGAGTCAACATTTCTTTGCGAGGTCCGACAAAGACTCCCTCCACTGTATCTTGCTTGATTTGCTCAGCTTCGCCAAACAACCAGCTCAACTTTGACAAATTCTCTTCACCAATATTTTCCTTTGCATCCACTGCATAAAGCGTGTTGTTCACGCCTTTAAAGAATAAAATCATCAGAATTACGGGTTAGTAGGTTTAATTACTATCTTTATTTTACTGTAAAAATAGCTTTTTAAAATGTCATTTGAACAGTGTTTGTAAAAAAAATGATCTTCTAAAAACGACAAGCATCACAACCCTCTAATTTTCAACACTATAGACCTCCTGTCAAAATTGGAATATTCTTACTACAGGCACACTATAAGCAATTATCAAATCGTTTAATCTGTGTACAATAAACACATGCATACTAATGAAACATTTTTCAAAATATCTCAGTGGCATATTTTTAATCTTAGCGATGCTCTCATGCGACAAGCCTCACAAAGCTGAGAACATCAAAGTCACAAGCTTCAATATTCGCTATAGCGAAGCCCAAGACGGGCCGAATGATTGGATCCATAGACAACCCATCGTTTCACAATATTTACAAACTTCTCAAGCTGATATAATCGGCTTTCAAGAAGTATTGCAGGATCAAATGAACTTTCTGGTTGAAAATTTGGAGGGTTACGGCAGTTATGGAATAGGCAGAGACGATGGCAAAAAACAAGGTGAATACGCTCCGATTTTCTACAAACAAAGTCGTTTTAAGAAAATCAGCGAAGGCACATTTTGGCTTTCCGAGACTCCGGAAGATACTGCAAGTGTTGGCTGGGACGCTGCTTTATGCAGAATAGCTAGCTGGGTAAAGCTCAAAGACAAACAAACCGGCGACCCAATCTTAGCAATCAATACTCATTTTGACCATCAAGGAGAAATCGCACGGCAAAAAAGCGCCCAATTGTTAATGGACAAAGCCAGAGAAATCGTCGGGGATAACCCAGCAATTATCACAGGAGATTTCAATTTAACGCCTTCCGAAGCTCCATATAAAATCCTGACTTCCGAGACTGGCAATCAATTTTTTGACAGTTACTCAGTTGCTGAATCAAAAACATTAGGCAACAAGCAAACTTTCCATGCTTACGGCCATAAAGAAGGCGAGTTTTTTATCGACTTTATATTTATCAATAAGCATTTATCTGCTTTAGACTATCAAATTGATGAGGAGAGATCAGGCGACATATATATTTCCGATCATTATCCAATTTCAGCAACACTTGAAATTGTAAAATAATACGCACAAAAAAAACAGCAGAGATATCTGCTGTTTTTAAACAAGTAAATTTTTTCAGCAACTAATTAAGGCTGAGAAATCATTCTAAGCACACGCACACTTTTTGATGATTTAACTTTCACAATATAAACCCCTGCTTTAACGCTAGTCGTCGAAATACGAGCTTGCTTTCGATTAACGTCTTCTGACAATAGCAACTGTCCATTCAATCCAAATATTTCAACAGTCGCAATAAGCTCATCGCTTTCAACCTCGATAAAATTCTTAAAAGGATTCGGACTAATCAAAATTCCATTTCCTTCTGCATTTCCAATACCAAGCAATGTATGATCCATTATATTCAAAACAATTTGCGACTGGCATCCATTGGCATCAACAATGTCAAACGCATGTTCGCCTTCAGCCAAGCCCGAAATCACCAAGTTGCCTTCTTTCACATGTTCGCTTGACGTTGAAATCACATATGGCTCAGCACCTCCACTAATTACAAATTCAACTTTTCCTTCGTTATTTTCAACATCCAAATGAGTTATTATATTATCAAATGCAAACTCAGGATCAGCAATTTGATCAATGGAGAAATCAAAATCGCCATACGGACCAAAAGCATCACTTACCGAAACACTTTGATCACCAGCTTCAAACTCCTCTTCGGAATCAAAAGAGCTATCATTTCCATTGGACCAAGACAAGCTCAAATCATTCAAGTCAGCTGAACTGTTCGCTTTTTCAACTATTAATTTTGCTTTCCCTAAGTTACCACAAGCCACTGAAGACAACACATCCACACCTTCGATATCATAATCGCCTTTAACTTTCACATTGAAATAAACAGAGTCCGCTGCTTGGCAAAGATTGTTTTCTATTTTATACAACAACTGATAATCTCCATTTTCAAAACCATTGTCGCTCGGGAATTGACCTCCATTCATATATGATAATAGATCGCCTTCGCCTGTTTCGCTCCAATCAGTTACGATAATTTGCTGTCCTGTTTGGCTATTAGTCAATTCTCTTTGTGAAGCTGGAACACTCAAGTCCAACAAATTCTCATTCAATTCTTCATCAATTTCTGATCTAAAAATCTCAAAATCGATCACATCACCTGCCACATCAATGTCTCCCCCAGCATGCAAAGTATTGTCATGCACTCTAACAATAAAATTCTGAGTCACTCCAGTGTTGTTCGTATAATTCTCGAAATAAGTGAATTCATATTCCGCTCTTTCAGCTGTCGAAATGTTTATTCTATCTCCTGACTGATTCAACTCTGGGTTTTCAGTAAAATCCCAACCATTTTCGCTAATCTGCGTGCTAAAACTCATATTTTTGATAGGCACATCCGGAGAAAAGTTCATTTTGAATCTAAACAGATAACCATTATCACGTTGCACATTATCAGAAATTCTCAATCTCCAAATACCATTTACCGAACTTCCCGCTAGGTTAACAAAGTCCTCAGCGCTTTCAAACTCAGTAAACTCTTCATAGCTATTATCATAAGTTACTCCTCCTCCAACAAAATCCTCATTCCACAACTCTATCCCTTGCTGATCCTTCCAATAATATGTATATCCATTCCCGCTTTGAGGATTGGCATTATCTTGATCTGTTTGATTACCGTTTTGATTAAAAAAATATGGCTCGCCAAAATAACTTCCATTTTGATCATTAGGTAACAGCAAATTGATTGTTTCGCCATTAGGAGCTATCAAATCAATAGCCAAATCACCTACATACGAATGCTCAAGTTCTATTTCAACACTTTCCAAATCCCCAACTCCCATCGTATAGTCAGCGTCAAAGCAGTTGATCAAGGTTGAAGCGTAAATCTCAACACCTGTGCCATCTGGAATGAACACCTCTGAAGCATAAGCATAAGATTCACATTCTCCAGTTATATGTTCTTCGTTCATTGGTTGTTTGATAATTTCCAAATCCTCCCCTACGCAAACATCTATTTCAGAATTAGGCAATGAAAATACTGGTTTCTGGTCTTTAACCACTATTTGCTGATTAACTGGGTTTGTACTAATACATTCGAATAGTTCCTCTGATCCGCTAGCTGTTCCAATATTTTGATCTTTGATAAACAACTCAATATTATATACGCCCGATTGATCAAAGATATGATTTATCTCATTCTCGCCTTTTTGGCCTGTCGAACTCCAGTTACCAAATCCAAAAAACCATACAAACTCGGAGTCATCATCGCTTTGCTCATAAGTATTATAATTGTTAATCGGATTCGTCGCATCAGCCTGATTCCCATAAATACCCTCAGCAGAAAATGTCAATTCATCACCCTTTGTGATAAATATTGGCTCACCCAAAACATACTCTTCTCCCGAAACAGCATCTCTTATACTTGTAACGTTCGATTTAATACTTTTACAATTAAAAGTACAGTCTAAATTCAAATCGATACTCCCCCCGTTATTTGCATTGTTATTAGTTGTCCAAACAATGGTGATGCATCCTGAAGGATCTTTAGATTTTACAAGAAAATTAACCATCTCATCTCCTTCAGCCAACACTTCTCCATTATCATCTTCCCCTGAGTAAAATGACAAAGTGTTTGCACCTCCATCATTATCAAAAAAAGTATTAGCGGAAATCAAAGAATAGAATCCTGCGTTTTTCTCTTCAGGGCATACAGTGAATATGTATTCATTATAATCCCCGTTTTCTCTGACTCCCGAGAGAGTTCCATTGCATGTATTGGCCTCGTAATCAATCAAAATATCAAAATTTTGAGATTTAGCCAAAAGACTCATAAGCATAACGCTCAATAGTAGTAGTGAATGTTTCATCTTTTGAAATTTGTTGTTTGAATCAATCCCTGAAATTAAATAATAATACTCAAATATATTTGTATTATTTTACTTTGAAATAATCAATAAAGATTTATTTTTGATACTATTTTGATAAATAAATTATTTTACAAGAATTCAACTCATGTTTATTATTGAAAAAGTAAAAAATAATAAAAACAAACATTTCCCAACTAAATGCTTGCCAGTTAACTCTCAGTTATGTTAACATTCCACTCTTTTCAATAAAAACATCACAACTTGATAAAATCATATTACACCCATTAAAAAGAAAGCTTGAAAATAGCTGTTCATATTGATTTGCAACATTGTGCCCTCCCTGTCTGTTGACATGATGTGAGAGATGAGTTCAGCATAGGGAAAGATCAAAAATCAAAAAAGAAAATGTTTAACCAACATTCCAATGGTCTTTCCATACCGCCTCCTGAGCACGACAAATTCCCACAAATATATCCGTCTGCGGATTTCAAACCGCCAACAGCCTCGATTTCTCTCGAAGAAGAAATGAAATATTGGGAAAGCCTATCCATTGAAGACCTTGACGACTTACTTTCTCAACTTCCCGAAGACAATCATGAAGTTTCGGAAGAAGAGTTGGAAAAAGAGCTGTTGGAAATAATTGGAGACGAGGATCTCTCAGAAGAAGACCTCATGATAATGGAGCTGGAGAAAGAACTCAAAGGCTCCGCAGAAGAATCCATTCCTGACTTAGATGATGAGTTCAAAACGATTGAAAGAGAAATACAACAACACCGAGCCTCCCAATTGCCCGAGTTAATCAAAGGCTTTAGAAAACAACGGAAATCCTTGCGAAAAGAAATCAAAGGCCTAAAAAGCATTAAGCAAAAAAATAATCCTGAGCTTACTGGATTCTCTTCTCAAGACCGTCAAGCGCAGATAGATCAGGCAATTCGAGACTCAATGAAGAACTTCGATGAATTAGGGAGAATAAAAACAGCTATGAAACAAGAGTTAAAAGCCTTAAAACAAAAAAAATCAAATTCATCAAAATGGGCTAAAAAGGCAAAAATGATTGCAAAATCCATTAAAAACATAAGCTCCAGAAGCACAAGAGCTTAATTAAAAATAAAAAACGCTCTTCTCGTATTTAAAAACGAAAAGAGCGCTTAGACTCTTAAATAAAATTTATCACCTGTTTTTCTCAAGAATATAATTAAGCACCTTTTGCATCAAGTGAACTCTGTCCTTTCCTCTCACATTATGCTTATGTCCCGGATAAACAAAATAATCTAGAGGAATTCCTTCATCCACACAACTTTTAACAAACAACAAACTATGTTGCACCACCACAACATCGTCATCCAAACCATGAATCATCAATAAGTCACCCTCAAGCTCTTTTGCCTTATCAATCAGATTTGAATTGGCATATCCAGCTGGGTTATTCTCTGGAGTATCCATATACCTTTCCGTATACATTACTTCATAATACTTCCAATCGATTACAGGACCACCCGCAACTCCGACTTTAAATGTGCTCGGTGACTTTGTCATCAACGTAGTTGTCATAAACCCTCCGAAACTCCATCCATGCACTGCCAGTTTTTCAGTGTCCACATACGGCAGAGAAGCTAAATACTCCACACCTGTCAATTGATCCACAGATTCTATTGTTCCCAAGTTCCTAAATGTCGCTTGTTCGAAGTCCCTTCCTCTATTTGCCGTTCCTCTATTATCCAAGGTGAATACTATATAGCCTTTCTGAGCCATATATTGCATCCAAGGAGAAATTCCTCCACCAAAAGTATTTCTAACCAATTGCACATTTGGTCCGCCATACACATACACCAATACTGGATATCTTTGATTTTCATCAAAGTCAACCGGCTTGATCATTCTGCAATTTAAAACAGAGCTATCCGTCGCTTTCAGCTTATGGAACTCGATATCGCCAATTTCATAACCTGCATATGGATCCGGCGCATCCAACAAGGTCTTAACAACTTTTTTCTCGGATTGAACTTCTTGTTTTCTTGGCACTTCCAAAGAAGAAAAGTTCGTCAACAAATGATTATTGTGCTTATTAAGCTCTGCATGATAGGTACCGCTCTTCGTTGTCAAATCCTTCGATTTTGAATTCGACAAAGTCGACTTGATTATTTTTCTATCCAAACCATCATTCGCAGTAGCAATAGCGTACACATTTTTGCTTCCCAAATCAAACCCTAAACATTCGGTCACAACCCATTCTCCTTGAGTTACTTGATTAAGCAATTTGCCAGAAGTATTATATCTATAAATATGATTATAGCCATCTCTCTCGCTCATCCATATGAATTCGTTTTTTCTATTCGGAACGAAAGTGATAGGATGAAGAGGTTGAACATATTTCTCGCTGCTTTCCTCGAAAATGGTCGAAATCATTTTTCCAGACTGAGCATCATATTGTTGCATTTTCAAGAAATTCTGATCTCTATTCAAAACTGCTACATAAAGGTATTCGCCTTCTGGCCCCCAAGCAATATTCGTCAGATACTCATTATCCTCTCCAACACCCGTCTCCAAATATATCTTCTCGCCAGAATTCACATCATAAACACCAATCGTAACTGACTCATTCGTCATGCCAGCCATAGGGTACTTGAAAGGCATTGCCGTAGCAGGACGCGTATCGATATTCAACAACGGATAATCCGTCACCTCTCTTTGGTCATTTCTATAAAACGCCAGCTTATCGCTTTCTGGAGACCAAAAAGTTCCTTTGTGTATGCCAAATTCATTTCTATGGACAGATTTGCCATTGACTATCGCTGGACCCTTATCGTCCGTGATCGCTATTTCATCTCCATCTTTCATGATGAATA
The Aureibacter tunicatorum DNA segment above includes these coding regions:
- the miaA gene encoding tRNA (adenosine(37)-N6)-dimethylallyltransferase MiaA, with amino-acid sequence MNYNLIVILGPTASGKTNLAVNLALAFGGEIISADSRQVYRKMDIGTGKDLSEYVVDGKQVPYHLIDVLEPGEKYNVFEFQRDFIKAYKDIRGRDKLPILCGGTGLYIEAILENYQDTTVPVNPALRGEVEQLTQEELKSRLMNVNPNTRFDEFHHRKRLIRALEIEVYKSEMRDHQVLDAVSLKPLIIGMDIDREERRKKISARLDSRLDEGMVEEVQGLLQYCKAEDLIYYGLEYKWLTEYLLGKVDFDVMKSRLEVGIHQYAKRQMTWFRKMERSGYCIHWLKHNDPMVDKLSQIKELMDL
- a CDS encoding tetratricopeptide repeat protein, whose translation is MRLFWCFLIAICFFSVPSKGQDIHKRSLQNAVAAIQDSSYSNAISMLSAVIKKDSMALDAFRLRGLAYLEKGDSLLALKDYDYVLAEDQEDTIMYSLRAELNFDLEKYTESILDYSKALQLDPIDPDLYRGRGMVYYFLDEFSLALEDFQSAILIESDQASDFFYAGVCQAELGNSFTAYTYFNTSLALDDQAAQAYYHRGVALYEMEFGDKACEDWAIARDLGMVELAEFIKKFCSEQNLKQNNTQ
- a CDS encoding metal-dependent transcriptional regulator, whose amino-acid sequence is MLSFAEENYLKTIYHLSENGANSVSTNAIAETLNTKPASVSDMIRKLDKKGVVTYVKYQGVNISSEGRTYALKIIRKHRLWEVFLVNKLRFNWDQVHEVAEQLEHIQSPLLIERLDDFLGKPKFDPHGDPIPDEHGNFASVEKHPLSESNIDSTVVIRGVQDTSSIFLKYLDKLNIKIGTQITINDKIPFDGSMEITLDGHREVSISKEVANNLMVS
- the purL gene encoding phosphoribosylformylglycinamidine synthase, with amino-acid sequence MILFFKGVNNTLYAVDAKENIGEENLSKLSWLFGEAEQIKQDTVEGVFVGPRKEMLTPWSTNAVEITQNMGILGVVRIEEFELVDEDAKFDPMLQAKYEGLNQEVFTIDKKPEPVIYIEDIAAYNAQEGLALSDEEIAYLEGVSEKVGRKLTDSEVFGFSQVNSEHCRHKIFNGQFIIDGEEKESSLFQLIKKTSKENHNHIVSAYKDNVAFVDGPRAEQFAPKTQDKADFFETKDVDTVLSLKAETHNFPTTVEPFNGAATGSGGEIRDRMAGGKASIPLAGTAVYMTSYSRLERERAWEQATEERPWLYQTPMDILIKASNGASDFGNKFGQPLITGSVLTFEHFEGDKKYGYDKVIMQAGGIGFAKKQDSLKDTPETGDKIVIMGGDNYRIGMGGGAVSSVATGEFDNSIELNAIQRSNPEMQKRVCNAVRAMAESDHNPIVSIHDHGAGGHLNCLSELVEDTGGKIELDKLPVGDPTLSGKEIAGNESQERMGLVMRESDLETIQKVAERERAPFYVVGEATGDHQFTFESEKTGEKPIDLQLEDMFGKPPKTIMKDSSVKASFGELQYEKSKLAEYLTQVLQLESVACKDWLTNKVDRSVTGRVAKQQTCGPIQLPLNNLGAMAIDFKGEKAIGTSIGHSPVSALIDPKAGSRNSIAEALTNLVWAPLSHRLSGVSLSANWMWPCKNEGEDARLYDAVEAISDFACELGINVPTGKDSLSMTQKYKDDVVYSPGTVIISSVAEVEDLKKIVSPVVRNIEGSAIYYIDLSKDAYKLGGSTFAQVVNKVGNEAPTIQDTAYFKNTFNAVQDLISQGDVISGHDISAGGLITALSEMTFPQQNVGLDIDLTAIAEDDLIKLLFAENSGLIVQVADEKKAETFFAERGVDAKMIGIPVEDSFIKIRKGDEVYEFGIDSLRDAWYRTSYLLDKKQTREDLATERYENYTKQPLVYNFAEKFTGQLSQYGIDADRKEKSGVKAAIIREKGVNGDREMAYSLHLAGFDVKDVHMTDLISGRENLEDVNMIVFVGGFSNSDVLGSAKGWAGAFLYNPKAKAALDNFYKREDTLSLGVCNGCQLMQELGLIAKDHEQKPKMLHNESGKFESGFVNMTIPQNDSVMLSTLSGQRLGVWVAHGEGKFSLPYAEDQYNISGKYGYEAYPANPNGSDYNVASIHSADGRHLAMMPHLERSIFPWNWAEYPQDRLNDEVSPWIEAFVNAKNWVAEKTK